CAACTTTAAGAGTAGCTAGGCACTCCTAACACCAGAGTGAGTACCAGAAAAATAGTTTTGGGAAACCGGTTTACCGTAGGGTGATCACAAAGGACAGGTTTAGCACAAGAATTTCCCGATTTATAATTCAAAGAACTGGCAAAGTTCCTTGTTGCTTTAAATGTTGATTGGTGTTGGTATCGTCAAATGGCGACACCACATGGATTGACATCAGCAGCCATATAGTCCATAAGGAGATGAAAACCATGCAAATCGTTTACGAAACAATGTACATCCTGCGTCCCGACTTAACAGACGAACAGGTAGAGCAAGCGATCGCTAAATACGAGAACTTGCTCCGGGAACAGGGAGCCGAGAATATCGAGATTCAAAATCGAGGTAAGCGTCGTCTTGCTTATGAAATCCATAAGCAAAGAGATGGCATATACATACAGATGAAT
The sequence above is a segment of the Mastigocladopsis repens PCC 10914 genome. Coding sequences within it:
- the rpsF gene encoding 30S ribosomal protein S6; protein product: MQIVYETMYILRPDLTDEQVEQAIAKYENLLREQGAENIEIQNRGKRRLAYEIHKQRDGIYIQMNYTGAAKIIAPMERAMRLSEEVIRYLTIKQEVKEPKTEETASVA